A single genomic interval of Lathyrus oleraceus cultivar Zhongwan6 chromosome 7, CAAS_Psat_ZW6_1.0, whole genome shotgun sequence harbors:
- the LOC127108331 gene encoding copper-transporting ATPase PAA1, chloroplastic — translation MDSAVSVTTTAQMVLFRALHRHLSRAPHRSLLRRKLKCAVTSYNNRFRIPCSSTSVPLSPSLYTFHALLSRTPCRTRCLSSSAASFASSGGSGNGGAGAGNGGGGGGSGGEFGDASIKLIGDTAQELSTLSPDAIILDVSGMVCGGCAASVKRILESQPQVSSVSVNLTTETAIVWPVSEAKTAPNWQKQLGKTLAEHLTSSGFNSCLRDSTRENFLQIFERKMEERNKQLKESGRELAVSWALCAACLVGHLSHLFAAKAPWVHVFHSVGFHVSLCLLTLLGPGRQLILDGLKSLFKRAPNMNSLVGLGALSSFTVSSFAVLLPKLGWKAFFEEPIMLIAFVLLGRNLEQRAKIKATSDMTGLLSILPSKARLLVNNGETEVASVVEVPSDSLSVEDQIIILPGDRIPADGIVRAGRSTVDESSFTGEPLPVTKELGSEVAAGSINLNGTLTIEVRRPGGETAIGDIIRLVEEAQSREAPVQRLADKVAGYFTYGVMGISVTTFTFWSMFGSQLIPSAVYQGSAVSLALQLACSVLVIACPCALGLATPTAVLVGTSLGAKRGLLLRGGNILEKFAMVNTVVFDKTGTLTIGKPVVTKIVTPTCIENANSSQTKINALSDIEVLRLAAAVESNSVHPVGKAVVAAAQAVNCHDAKVVDETFLEEPGSGVVAIVNNKKVSVGTLEWITRHGVNNSIHQEVEYKNQSCVYVGVDDTLAGQIYFEDEIRKDARHVIDTLSKQDIGVYMLSGDKRNAAEYVASLVGIPKAKVLSEVKPEEKNNFIKELQKDKKVVAMVGDGINDAAALASSHIGIALGGGVGAASEVSSIVLMHNHLSQLLDALELSRLTMNTVKQNLWWAFVYNIVGIPIAAGVLFPLNGTMLTPSIAGALMGLSSIGVMTNSLLLRFKFSLKQKQIHGTSPKTKTYVESDLALRNKKIKYPN, via the exons ATGGATTCTGCGGTCTCCGTCACCACGACGGCGCAGATGGTACTTTTCAGAGCACTCCACCGTCATTTATCCAGAGCACCACATCGCTCGCTCCTCCGCCGAAAACTTAAATGCGCCGTTACTTCCTACAACAATCGCTTCCGTATTCCGTGTTCCTCCACTTCTGTTCCGTTATCGCCCTCGCTCTATACCTTCCACGCGCTGCTCTCACGAACGCCGTGCCGCACCCGCTGCCTTTCGAGCTCAGCTGCTTCATTTGCTTCTTCCGGTGGCAGTGGAAATGGAGGCGCTGGAGCCGGAAATGGAGGAGGAGGTGGCGGTTCTGGTGGCGAGTTTGGAGATGCTAGCATCAAATTGATTGGAGATACGGCTCAAGAGCTTTCAACTCTTTCACCCGATGCTATTATTCTTGATGTTTCG GGAATGGTATGCGGAGGATGTGCAGCGTCTGTGAAAAGGATTCTGGAAAGTCAA CCACAAGTCTCATCTGTTAGTGTAAATTTAACAACAGAAACAGCAATAGTCTGGCCTGTATCTGAAGCAAAAACTGCACCAAATTGGCAAAAGCAATTAGGGAAGACACTTGCAGAACATTTAACTAGCTCTGGTTTCAATTCTTGCCTTCGAG ATTCAACGAGAGAAAATTTCCTACAAATTTTTGAAAGAAAGATGGAAGAAAGAAATAAACAATTAAAAGAAAGTG GTCGTGAGCTAGCTGTTTCTTGGGCTCTTTGTGCTGCATGTCTTGTTGGCCATCTCTCCCATCTCTTTGCAGCGAAGGCACCGTGGGTCCATGTATTTCATTCCGTTGGGTTTCATGTATCCTTGTGTTTGCTTACGTTACTTGGTCCTGGCCGCCAACTTATCCTTGATGGCTTAAAAAGCCTTTTTAAAAGGGCGCCAAACATGAACAGCTTAGTTGGTCTTGGGGCTTTGTCATCATTCACAGTCAGTTCATTTGCTGTTTTACTGCCGAAATTG GGTTGGAAGGCGTTTTTTGAGGAACCTATCATGCTGATTGCATTTGTCTTGTTGGGAAGGAATCTTGAACAGAGAGCTAAGATTAAAGCAACCAGTGATATGACAGGACTTCTTAGCATATTGCCATCTAAAGCTCGCCTTCTAGTTAATAATGGGGAAACAGAAGTTGCCTCAGTTGTTGAAGTTCCTTCTGACAGTCTTTCTGTTGAAGACCAAATTATCATATTACCCGGA GATCGTATTCCAGCTGATGGAATTGTGAGGGCTGGTAGAAGTACTGTAGACGAGTCAAGTTTCACTGGGGAGCCGCTTCCAGTAACAAAAGAACTTGGG AGTGAGGTTGCAGCTGGAAGTATAAATCTAAATGGAACTCTTACAATAGAGGTGCGTAGACCAGGTGGTGAGACTGCTATAGGAGACATTATTCGTCTAGTTGAAGAGGCACAAAGCAGAGAGGCTCCAGTACAACGGTTGGCTGACAAG GTAGCAGGATACTTCACATATGGAGTAATGGGAATTTCTGTTACCACGTTTACGTTTTGGAGTATGTTTGGCTCACAACTTATACCTTCTGCTGTATATCAAGGAAGTGCAGTTTCACTGGCTTTGCAGCTTGCATGTAGTGTTCTG GTTATTGCTTGTCCGTGTGCACTTGGGTTAGCTACGCCTACTGCTGTGCTG GTTGGAACTTCTCTGGGGGCTAAAAGAGGATTACTTTTGCGTGGTGGAAATATTCTAGAGAAGTTTGCCATGGTAAACACTGTTGTGTTTGACAAAACAGGGACCCTCACGATTGGTAAACCCGTTGTGACAAAGATTGTCACTCCCACATGCATAGAAAATGCAAATTCAAG CCAAACTAAAATAAATGCTTTGTCTGATATTGAAGTTCTGAGGTTAGCAGCTGCTGTAGAATCTAATTCAGTACATCCAGTTGGGAAAGCAGTTGTGGCTGCTGCTCAGGCAGTTAATTGTCATGACGCCAAG GTAGTAGATGAAACATTCCTGGAAGAACCTGGATCCGGTGTTGTTGCAATTGTAAATAACAAAAAGGTTTCGGTTGGGACATTGGAATGGATAACCAG ACATGGAGTTAACAACAGTATACATCAAGAAGTGGAGTATAAAAATCAATCATGTGTCTATGTTGGAGTTGACGATACTTTGGCTGGCCAGATTTATTTTGAAGATGAGATAAGGAAAGATGCAAGACATGTCATTGACACGTTATCTAAGCAAGATATTGGTGTCTACATGCTGTCTGGAGACAAGAGAAATGCAGCTGAATATGTTGCATCTCTTGTTGGGATTCCCAAAGCAAAG GTGCTATCTGAAGTGAAACCAGAGGAGAAAAACAACTTCATAAAGGAACTTCAAAAAGATAAGAAAGTTGTAGCTATGGTTGGTGATGGAATTAACGATGCAGCTGCCCTGGCTTCTTCACATATAGGTATTGCATTGGGTGGTGGTGTTGGAGCTGCCAGTGAAGTGTCTTCTATTGTATTGATGCACAACCATCTCTCACAG CTGCTTGATGCCTTGGAGCTTAGCAGGCTAACCATGAATACTGTAAAGCAAAATCTATGGTGGGCTTTTGTATACAATATT GTAGGGATTCCAATTGCAGCTGGAGTGCTATTTCCTTTAAATGGTACCATGCTGACTCCATCAATTGCAGGTGCTCTCATGGGGTTGAGTTCCATCGGCGTAATGACTAACTCATTACTTTTGAGATTCAAGTTTTCcttaaaacaaaaacaaatacatGGCACATCGCCAAAGACCAAAACCTATGTTGAATCTGATCTGGCTCTCCGAAACAAGAAAATAAAGTACCCAAATTAG